One window of the Pseudofrankia sp. DC12 genome contains the following:
- a CDS encoding AMP-binding protein: MLAGSVGNLTDGLAAAAAAGSACPLSFPSVGRDLTVGELATVSRAAAGALAGRGAEGGERVGVLSRNSPDFLVALFAAVGVGAAACPLPLPTSARDLSGYAGRLSGIVAAAGIRRILVGEKLGGVASRLAGVLAGVELIPLGSLTAEGSGAGGPSRLPEAGPDELAVVQFTSGSTAAPKGVRLTHRNVLAGAAAIAEGIDIRPGEDHGALWLPMFHDMGLFGTLAGMFAGIPMTVWNPGAFVKDPARWLREFAACGGTISPAPSFGYESLVEAVPRDEVPRLDLRRWRVALNGAEPIPMAGLERFLEHFAPAGFAPSAMLPVYGMAEATLAVTFPPLGRSPTALWVDRDRLAADGRAVFVAPDDQRARGLPALGGPVRGVRVRVVGAHGGPVADREIGEVEIAGDPVTAGYLTAPGAPSAPEPDADGWLGTGDLGFQHAGELYVTGRRKEMIIVRGVNFYPEDAESVIRDVPGLHRRRCVAFADTATDGTEQITVVGESALADPAGRARLAAELRAAVSGALGLQDVAVHLVGPDDLPRTSSGKFQRLAARELTREAARLNA; this comes from the coding sequence ATGCTCGCCGGTAGCGTCGGCAACCTCACCGACGGCCTGGCGGCGGCCGCCGCCGCCGGCTCCGCCTGCCCGCTGTCGTTTCCCTCCGTCGGCCGGGACCTCACCGTCGGCGAGCTGGCCACGGTCTCCCGGGCCGCGGCCGGCGCGCTGGCCGGGCGTGGGGCCGAGGGCGGCGAGCGGGTCGGGGTGCTCAGCCGCAACAGCCCGGACTTCCTCGTCGCGCTGTTCGCCGCCGTGGGGGTGGGCGCCGCGGCCTGCCCGCTGCCGCTGCCGACCTCGGCTCGGGACCTGTCCGGCTATGCCGGCCGGCTGTCCGGGATCGTCGCGGCCGCCGGCATCCGCCGGATCCTCGTCGGCGAAAAGCTCGGCGGGGTGGCCAGCCGGCTGGCGGGCGTGCTGGCCGGGGTGGAGCTGATCCCGCTGGGCAGCCTCACCGCCGAGGGCAGCGGCGCCGGCGGCCCGTCGCGGCTGCCCGAGGCCGGGCCGGACGAGCTCGCGGTCGTCCAGTTCACCTCGGGCAGCACGGCCGCGCCCAAGGGGGTGCGGCTGACCCACCGCAACGTCCTCGCCGGGGCCGCCGCGATCGCCGAGGGCATCGACATCCGGCCGGGCGAGGACCACGGGGCGCTGTGGCTGCCGATGTTCCACGACATGGGCCTGTTCGGCACCCTGGCCGGCATGTTCGCCGGGATCCCGATGACTGTCTGGAACCCCGGGGCGTTCGTGAAGGACCCGGCCCGCTGGCTGCGCGAGTTCGCCGCCTGCGGCGGGACGATCTCACCGGCGCCGAGCTTCGGGTACGAGTCGCTGGTCGAGGCCGTGCCCCGCGACGAGGTGCCCCGGCTGGACCTGCGCCGCTGGCGGGTCGCCCTCAACGGCGCCGAGCCGATCCCGATGGCCGGCCTCGAGCGCTTCCTGGAGCACTTCGCGCCGGCCGGTTTCGCGCCGTCGGCGATGCTGCCGGTCTACGGGATGGCCGAGGCGACGCTCGCGGTCACCTTCCCGCCGCTGGGGCGGTCCCCGACGGCGCTGTGGGTCGACCGCGACCGGCTGGCCGCGGACGGCCGGGCGGTTTTCGTGGCCCCGGACGACCAGCGGGCCCGTGGGCTGCCCGCGCTCGGCGGGCCGGTCCGCGGGGTCCGGGTCAGGGTGGTCGGCGCGCACGGCGGGCCGGTCGCGGACCGCGAGATCGGCGAGGTCGAGATCGCCGGCGACCCCGTCACCGCCGGCTACCTCACCGCGCCCGGAGCGCCGTCCGCGCCCGAGCCCGACGCGGACGGCTGGCTCGGCACCGGCGACCTCGGCTTCCAGCACGCGGGCGAGCTGTACGTGACCGGCCGGCGCAAGGAAATGATCATCGTGCGCGGGGTGAACTTCTATCCGGAGGACGCCGAGAGCGTGATCCGGGACGTCCCCGGCCTGCACCGCCGGCGCTGCGTCGCGTTCGCCGACACCGCCACCGACGGCACCGAGCAGATCACGGTCGTGGGGGAGAGCGCGCTGGCGGACCCGGCCGGCCGGGCCCGGCTTGCCGCCGAGCTGCGGGCCGCCGTGTCGGGCGCGCTGGGCCTCCAGGACGTCGCCGTGCACCTTGTCGGCCCCGATGACCTGCCCCGCACCTCCAGCGGGAAGTTCCAGCGGCTCGCCGCCCGGGAGCTGACCCGGGAGGCGGCCCGCCTGAACGCCTGA
- a CDS encoding ferritin-like domain-containing protein produces the protein MHSFDVFHHYERKHWRLADVPWHEVRKDLVRPEYVTMAKSAVMGEANSIAAQHGFLNEFDDYDFSAFVAIWGYEELQHHFAFRAWLNAVGAEVKPAAVEAMRAPYDPGTTPCATLATNIISELTVNHIYRAVAAWVQEPVLRAVMSSASLDEAGHAREFLHFARRRLQAHPEELPSVLETLHVYTGEQRIKHPVGVFKSELVALRDHETIDTAFEMFLGQVATTGELEKLQDNVRRVFASLTGMDVSSNARVRRRLAEALAA, from the coding sequence ATGCACAGCTTCGACGTCTTCCACCACTACGAACGCAAGCACTGGCGCCTGGCTGACGTCCCGTGGCACGAGGTGCGCAAGGACCTCGTCCGGCCCGAGTACGTCACGATGGCCAAGAGCGCCGTCATGGGCGAGGCGAACTCGATCGCCGCGCAGCACGGGTTCCTCAACGAGTTCGACGACTACGACTTCTCGGCCTTCGTCGCGATCTGGGGCTACGAGGAGCTCCAGCACCACTTCGCGTTCCGGGCCTGGCTGAACGCGGTGGGCGCCGAGGTCAAGCCGGCGGCCGTCGAGGCGATGCGCGCGCCGTACGACCCCGGCACCACCCCGTGCGCCACGCTGGCGACGAACATCATCTCCGAGCTGACCGTGAACCACATCTACCGCGCGGTCGCGGCCTGGGTCCAGGAGCCGGTGCTGCGCGCCGTCATGAGCAGCGCCAGCCTCGACGAGGCCGGGCACGCCCGGGAGTTCCTGCACTTCGCGCGCAGGCGGCTCCAGGCGCACCCGGAGGAGCTCCCGTCGGTGCTGGAGACGCTGCACGTCTACACCGGCGAGCAGCGGATCAAGCACCCGGTCGGGGTGTTCAAGAGCGAGCTCGTCGCCCTGCGCGACCACGAGACGATCGACACCGCGTTCGAGATGTTCCTGGGGCAGGTCGCCACCACCGGCGAGCTGGAGAAGCTGCAGGACAACGTCCGCCGCGTGTTCGCGTCGCTGACAGGGATGGACGTCAGCTCCAACGCCCGGGTCCGCCGTCGGCTCGCGGAAGCCCTCGCCGCATGA
- a CDS encoding PaaI family thioesterase: MTVEDQVTHEHTGHEHAAPGHIELPWYVLPDYRCFGCSPHNPSGVQLRFTHHGDGLRTVFRLGRAHESYPGVVHGGLLGVIADEIMGNLIVLRTGQIPFTTGMRVRYVLPVTVGGGYECVATVRDGKGVRDGRGVRDGRGVRDGRGPLLHTEAEIREEGGDLVATATASYQTVSLDEARGRISLDAPEADRLRQALSAAVAATATTSQPTSTQPASTSALAEEPHVSVD; the protein is encoded by the coding sequence ATGACGGTCGAGGACCAGGTCACCCACGAGCACACCGGCCACGAGCATGCCGCGCCGGGCCATATCGAGCTGCCCTGGTACGTCCTGCCGGACTACCGGTGCTTCGGCTGCTCGCCGCACAACCCGAGCGGGGTCCAGCTGCGGTTCACCCACCACGGCGACGGCCTGCGGACCGTGTTCCGGCTGGGGCGGGCGCACGAGTCCTACCCCGGTGTGGTCCACGGCGGGCTGCTCGGCGTGATCGCCGACGAGATCATGGGCAACCTGATCGTCCTGCGGACCGGCCAGATCCCCTTCACCACGGGCATGCGGGTGCGCTACGTCCTGCCGGTGACCGTCGGCGGCGGCTACGAGTGCGTCGCGACGGTCCGGGACGGCAAGGGGGTCCGGGACGGCAGAGGGGTCCGGGACGGCAGAGGGGTCCGGGACGGCAGGGGCCCGCTCCTGCACACCGAGGCGGAGATCCGTGAGGAGGGCGGCGACCTCGTCGCCACCGCCACGGCCAGCTACCAGACCGTCTCGCTCGACGAGGCCCGCGGCCGCATCTCGCTGGACGCGCCGGAGGCCGACCGCCTGCGCCAGGCGCTGTCGGCCGCCGTCGCGGCCACCGCCACCACCAGTCAGCCGACCAGCACCCAGCCAGCCAGCACCAGCGCTCTCGCGGAGGAACCCCATGTCAGTGTCGACTGA
- a CDS encoding acyl carrier protein, protein MSVSTDELITEITGIVAEELGIAAEAVSPDADLRAVEGADSVKVLRVIARIERAHDVELEDEEVFGASTVREVAEVLRSALAESAAV, encoded by the coding sequence ATGTCAGTGTCGACTGACGAGCTCATCACCGAGATCACCGGGATCGTGGCGGAGGAGCTCGGCATCGCCGCCGAAGCCGTCTCGCCGGACGCCGACCTGCGTGCGGTCGAGGGCGCCGACTCGGTCAAGGTGCTGCGGGTCATCGCCCGCATCGAGCGCGCTCACGACGTCGAGCTGGAGGACGAGGAGGTCTTCGGCGCCTCGACGGTCCGCGAGGTCGCCGAGGTCCTGCGCAGCGCGCTCGCGGAATCGGCCGCCGTATGA
- a CDS encoding class I SAM-dependent methyltransferase yields MTAVTGLAAGTDHAAGTDHAAGTDAVAETAQTNQHYDLDPRIFGLFLDPMRKYSSGYYRKPGLTLAGAQVEKLHFVADRLGLRQGGRLLDVGCGWGSLILFMAEHYKARVVGISPAGNQHAHIAGRAKELDVADRVQTVQGHFEQADLPGGPFDAVTMLGSIVHMPDLVHVMRRARSMLRKGGHYYVSESCFRNAATRETFDRTVGLEFVRNSIFGWGDMRPLSDLVRAAEDAGFSIVSVDDLTDDYRLTIDEWIRNVDANADAIEEISPGMSATLRRYLEVANAGWGYTTKHYALVCQRSR; encoded by the coding sequence ATGACCGCCGTGACCGGCCTGGCTGCCGGGACAGACCATGCTGCCGGGACAGACCATGCTGCCGGGACAGACGCTGTCGCCGAGACCGCGCAGACCAACCAGCACTACGACCTCGACCCGCGGATCTTCGGGCTGTTCCTCGACCCGATGCGCAAGTACTCCTCCGGCTACTACCGCAAGCCGGGCCTGACGCTGGCCGGGGCCCAGGTGGAGAAGCTGCACTTCGTGGCCGACCGCCTCGGCCTGCGCCAGGGCGGCCGCCTGCTCGACGTGGGCTGCGGCTGGGGCTCGCTGATCCTGTTCATGGCCGAGCACTACAAGGCGCGGGTTGTCGGGATCAGCCCGGCGGGCAACCAGCACGCCCATATCGCGGGGCGGGCCAAGGAGCTGGATGTCGCGGACCGGGTCCAGACCGTCCAGGGCCACTTCGAGCAGGCCGACCTGCCCGGCGGCCCGTTCGACGCGGTGACGATGCTCGGCTCGATTGTGCACATGCCCGACCTCGTGCACGTGATGCGCCGGGCCCGCTCGATGCTGCGCAAGGGCGGCCACTACTACGTCTCGGAGAGCTGCTTCCGCAACGCGGCCACCCGCGAGACGTTCGACCGTACGGTCGGGCTCGAGTTCGTCCGCAACTCGATCTTCGGCTGGGGCGACATGCGCCCGCTCTCGGACCTGGTCCGCGCGGCCGAGGACGCCGGGTTCTCCATCGTCAGCGTGGACGATCTGACCGACGACTACCGCCTCACGATCGACGAGTGGATCCGCAACGTCGACGCCAACGCCGACGCCATCGAGGAGATCTCACCGGGGATGTCGGCGACGCTGCGCCGCTACCTGGAGGTCGCCAACGCCGGCTGGGGCTACACGACCAAGCACTACGCGCTCGTCTGCCAGCGGTCCCGGTAG
- a CDS encoding acyl-ACP desaturase: protein MSLDSNLRVAAEPVGQAAGPLLPPADVADAVGTFMRSSPIERRWDVESAFPWAEADAGKLTEGQRSAVQFITYIEDHLPGYFGLYARRFPLDESVDVEEFTHNRELYHFTVRWAEEEDTHARALFAYQVASGLSEPAKLRAELAVEGRKPFTSPLEHGVSLFAYGLVQEKATQIYYQQLRAVVGDPVLVEVLNRLSRDEARHFTFFADMVERTLRRYGDQVVDPIREVIAGFRMPLADTLRGYWRWALKIADAAHYDHTDAYEHLIRVVNRVVDARTDRVDELTRFVAACRTPMASQA, encoded by the coding sequence ATGAGTTTGGACAGCAACCTCAGGGTTGCAGCGGAGCCGGTGGGCCAGGCCGCCGGGCCGCTGCTGCCCCCCGCCGACGTCGCCGACGCCGTCGGGACCTTCATGCGCTCGTCGCCGATCGAGCGGCGCTGGGACGTCGAGTCGGCCTTCCCCTGGGCGGAGGCCGACGCTGGCAAGCTCACCGAGGGCCAGCGCTCGGCGGTCCAGTTCATCACCTACATCGAGGACCACCTGCCGGGCTACTTCGGCCTCTACGCCCGACGGTTCCCGCTCGACGAGTCGGTCGACGTCGAGGAGTTCACGCACAACCGCGAGCTGTACCACTTCACGGTCCGCTGGGCCGAGGAGGAGGACACCCACGCCCGGGCGCTGTTCGCCTACCAGGTGGCGTCCGGCCTGTCCGAGCCGGCGAAGCTGCGCGCCGAGCTCGCCGTCGAGGGGCGCAAGCCCTTCACCTCGCCGCTTGAGCACGGCGTCTCGCTGTTCGCCTACGGGCTCGTTCAGGAGAAGGCGACCCAGATCTACTACCAGCAACTGCGCGCCGTCGTCGGCGACCCCGTGCTGGTGGAGGTACTCAACCGGCTGAGCCGCGACGAGGCCCGGCACTTCACCTTCTTCGCGGACATGGTGGAGCGCACTTTGCGCCGATACGGCGACCAGGTGGTCGACCCGATCCGGGAGGTGATCGCCGGCTTCCGGATGCCGCTGGCCGACACGCTGCGCGGCTACTGGCGGTGGGCTCTGAAGATTGCCGACGCGGCGCACTACGACCACACGGATGCCTACGAGCACCTCATCCGGGTGGTGAACCGCGTGGTCGACGCCCGCACCGACCGGGTCGACGAGTTGACCCGCTTCGTCGCGGCGTGCCGCACGCCCATGGCCAGCCAGGCCTAG
- a CDS encoding SDR family oxidoreductase — protein sequence MGEQMGVLDGQPDVLKDKVAVITGATSGIGAATAATFVAEGASVVIGGRRKDAGEALAAELGPRARFTAADVRVEADVEALVATAVDEFGGLDVLVNNAGVGVAKPLPLPEADLAAFLDTLAVHAGGMFLGIKYAARVMIPRGGGSIINMSSIGGHRAGWSDVSYSTAKAGVHQLTRSAAVELGLRGIRVNSISPGPIPTGIFAKNAGFDADRADRTAAALEPLFAEALASHQSLRRAGRVEDVAAAALWLASDASSFVTGQDIGVDGGIAAGRPISVAVTERHLLAQAFSTLPA from the coding sequence ATGGGGGAGCAGATGGGTGTGCTGGACGGGCAGCCGGATGTGCTCAAAGACAAGGTCGCCGTGATCACCGGTGCCACCAGTGGCATCGGGGCTGCGACGGCGGCGACGTTCGTCGCCGAGGGCGCCAGCGTCGTCATCGGGGGGCGGCGCAAGGACGCGGGCGAGGCACTCGCCGCCGAGCTCGGCCCGCGGGCCCGGTTCACGGCCGCCGACGTCCGCGTCGAGGCCGACGTCGAGGCGCTGGTCGCCACGGCGGTCGACGAGTTCGGTGGCCTCGACGTCCTGGTCAACAACGCGGGCGTGGGGGTGGCGAAGCCGCTGCCGCTGCCCGAGGCCGATCTGGCCGCGTTCCTCGACACCCTGGCCGTCCACGCGGGCGGGATGTTCCTCGGGATCAAGTACGCGGCCCGGGTCATGATCCCGCGCGGGGGCGGCAGCATCATCAACATGTCCAGCATCGGCGGGCACCGGGCCGGCTGGTCGGACGTCAGCTACTCGACGGCCAAGGCCGGGGTGCACCAGCTGACCCGCTCCGCCGCGGTCGAGCTGGGCCTGCGCGGGATCCGGGTCAACAGCATCTCGCCCGGCCCGATCCCGACCGGCATCTTCGCCAAGAACGCCGGCTTCGACGCCGACCGGGCCGACCGGACGGCCGCCGCGCTGGAGCCCCTGTTCGCCGAGGCGCTGGCGAGCCACCAGTCGCTGCGGCGGGCCGGCCGGGTCGAGGACGTGGCCGCGGCGGCGCTGTGGCTCGCGTCCGACGCCTCCTCGTTCGTCACCGGCCAGGACATCGGCGTCGACGGCGGCATCGCGGCCGGCCGGCCGATCTCGGTCGCCGTGACCGAGCGACACCTGCTGGCCCAGGCCTTCTCGACCCTGCCAGCCTGA
- a CDS encoding PaaI family thioesterase translates to MDQDGIAAKNGVPAVVRQRGGSNDSGRGETQPTPEVAQRITDLRALLDQGLADQMGVGHSLGIHLKDLEVGLSVWTLQPSPAAANAMFIVHGGVIATLMDTAMGSAVYTRLPADTFYTTLELKVNFVRPVGLTADILTCEARPVHVGRRTATAEAAVTAADGKLVAHGSCTCLLTAG, encoded by the coding sequence GTGGACCAGGACGGCATCGCGGCGAAGAACGGCGTCCCGGCTGTCGTCCGTCAGCGCGGCGGTTCCAACGACAGCGGCCGGGGCGAAACCCAGCCGACGCCGGAGGTGGCCCAGCGGATCACCGACCTGCGGGCGCTGCTGGACCAGGGCCTGGCCGACCAGATGGGCGTCGGCCACTCGCTCGGCATCCATCTGAAGGACCTGGAGGTCGGGCTTTCCGTCTGGACCCTGCAGCCCTCGCCCGCGGCCGCGAACGCCATGTTCATCGTGCACGGCGGGGTCATCGCCACCCTGATGGACACCGCGATGGGCAGCGCCGTCTACACCAGGCTCCCGGCCGACACCTTCTACACAACGTTGGAACTGAAGGTGAACTTCGTCCGCCCGGTCGGCCTGACCGCGGACATCCTGACGTGCGAGGCCCGGCCCGTCCACGTCGGGCGCCGCACGGCGACCGCTGAGGCCGCCGTCACCGCCGCCGACGGAAAGCTCGTCGCCCACGGCAGCTGTACCTGCCTGCTCACCGCCGGGTGA